TGACCCAGCCAGGTAACCCCACTGTTCCCTAGTGCCAGGGCTGATGTCTACCCCAAATCCCCAGCTGCGCCAAACTTCTATGCCCTGGTTGAAGCTCTCTAGCTCTCGTAGGGCACCGCTAGGGGCAATTACTCGCAGGCGATCGCCCGGCTTGAGCGGCGGCGGATAGTGCCATACCCTCGCCCCATCGGCAGCAATATCGTGACTCACCCCATGACTCCGTAGCTAACTTGCTATAATGCTTAACAAAGCGTTACAAAAGAGATCTATGGCTAACACCCCCAACCCATCTGAAACCCGTGAGTGGGGCTTTACCCGCGCCGCCGAAAGCCTTAACGGACGGATGGCCATGCTGGGCTTTGTCTTTGCTATTGCGATCGAAGCTCTGAGCGGCCAGGGCGTGCTGCACTTTCTAAATCTAATCTAGGCGCCTCGCAGGGAGAGACAAAGCCAGGAACAGAAGCACTTTAAAAACTTCCTTATCTC
The genomic region above belongs to Nodosilinea sp. FACHB-141 and contains:
- a CDS encoding chlorophyll a/b-binding protein, producing MANTPNPSETREWGFTRAAESLNGRMAMLGFVFAIAIEALSGQGVLHFLNLI